A genome region from Clostridium sp. JN-9 includes the following:
- a CDS encoding cytochrome c biogenesis protein CcdA — protein MDNISLILAFSAGLLSFLSPCVLPLFPAYIGYITGTTIGDTHNSKNKFNALYKSFAFVIGFSIIFILLGATATFLGSLVTKHMDILRKIGGIIIILFGLHTTGIFKIKFLYYEKKFIHFQSFSNLNSLFMGMAFATGWTPCIGPILASILIYASNMNTVPKGILLLIMYSLGLAVPFILTALAVEKLTLYFKKISKYLPVFSIVSGILMIAMGILIFTNKLSILSNYFNF, from the coding sequence TTGGATAATATTTCTTTAATCTTAGCTTTTTCTGCTGGGCTTCTATCTTTTTTATCACCCTGCGTACTTCCTCTTTTCCCGGCATATATTGGTTATATTACAGGTACTACCATAGGAGATACACATAATTCTAAAAATAAATTCAATGCACTTTATAAATCATTTGCCTTTGTTATTGGTTTTTCAATAATATTCATCCTACTAGGTGCCACGGCTACTTTTCTAGGCAGTCTTGTAACAAAGCATATGGATATATTGAGGAAAATTGGCGGAATTATCATAATACTATTTGGATTACATACCACTGGAATTTTTAAAATTAAATTTTTATATTATGAAAAAAAATTCATTCATTTTCAAAGCTTTAGTAATTTAAATTCACTTTTCATGGGTATGGCTTTTGCTACTGGATGGACACCATGTATCGGCCCAATACTTGCATCAATATTAATTTATGCTTCAAATATGAATACAGTACCCAAGGGAATTCTCCTGCTCATTATGTACTCATTGGGATTAGCTGTTCCTTTTATTTTAACGGCCCTGGCTGTTGAAAAACTCACTTTGTACTTTAAAAAAATCAGTAAATATCTGCCTGTGTTTTCTATTGTCAGCGGCATTTTAATGATTGCTATGGGAATACTTATTTTTACAAATAAACTTAGCATCTTAAGCAACTACTTTAATTTTTAA
- the aroC gene encoding chorismate synthase yields MLRFLDAGESHGKALTAIIEGFPSNFEININSINNELSRRQNGYGRGNRMKIERDSVEIWSGVRGKYTTGNPITLIIYNKDYKNWIEKLSKKPDDNERITVPRPGHGDLVGYYKYNTLDIRDTIERTSARETAIRVAVGAVCKQALESLGIIIRSKVKSIGGIQDTQVDLFNHNDYDIIERNNLRCFDKNIRKEWKNIIDQCSEQGDTIGGSIFISIKGVPLGIGSYTQWDKKLDGILSKAIISVQGMKAVEFGNGTNITEKGSSFNDGIKYINGRITRSSNNCGGIEAGVSNGEDINITAFMKPISSVKKGVDSIDLIKKENLTSRYERSDTCAVVPAGIVLENVCAYELLKEILNKFPNDDFNQLIENYKAYCRNLPVKNMEV; encoded by the coding sequence ATGTTAAGATTTTTAGATGCAGGAGAATCTCATGGGAAAGCTTTAACTGCTATAATTGAAGGCTTTCCATCAAACTTTGAAATTAATATAAACAGCATAAACAATGAACTCTCAAGAAGACAGAATGGTTATGGCAGAGGAAACAGAATGAAAATTGAAAGGGATTCAGTTGAAATCTGGTCAGGTGTAAGGGGAAAATATACCACAGGGAATCCTATAACTTTAATTATATACAATAAGGATTATAAAAACTGGATTGAAAAGCTTTCTAAAAAGCCTGATGATAATGAAAGAATAACAGTTCCAAGGCCTGGCCATGGTGATTTAGTGGGATACTATAAATATAATACACTGGATATAAGAGATACCATAGAAAGAACTTCAGCCAGGGAGACAGCCATAAGAGTTGCAGTAGGAGCTGTATGCAAACAGGCTCTTGAAAGTCTTGGAATTATTATCAGAAGTAAGGTTAAAAGCATTGGCGGAATACAAGATACACAGGTGGATTTATTTAACCATAATGATTATGATATAATAGAACGAAATAATTTAAGATGTTTTGATAAGAATATAAGAAAAGAATGGAAAAACATAATAGACCAATGCAGTGAACAGGGTGATACCATAGGGGGAAGTATTTTTATTTCCATAAAAGGAGTGCCTCTTGGTATTGGAAGCTATACTCAATGGGACAAGAAATTAGATGGTATTTTGTCAAAGGCAATAATATCAGTTCAGGGTATGAAAGCCGTAGAATTTGGAAATGGTACCAATATAACTGAAAAAGGCAGCAGCTTTAATGATGGAATTAAATATATAAACGGCAGAATTACAAGAAGCAGTAATAATTGCGGAGGAATTGAAGCTGGAGTATCCAATGGAGAAGATATTAATATCACTGCTTTTATGAAGCCAATTTCAAGTGTGAAAAAGGGCGTTGACTCAATAGATTTGATAAAAAAGGAAAATCTCACAAGCAGATACGAAAGATCAGATACCTGTGCTGTGGTACCTGCAGGCATTGTGCTTGAAAATGTATGTGCATATGAACTACTTAAAGAAATATTGAATAAATTTCCAAATGATGATTTTAATCAGCTTATTGAAAATTACAAAGCCTATTGCAGAAATCTGCCTGTAAAAAATATGGAGGTGTGA
- the polA gene encoding DNA polymerase I produces the protein MTKERMLVLDSNSLMNRAFYALPPLTNNEGLHTNAVFGFTTMLLKMKEEIKPDYIVAAFDRKAPTFRHNEYKDYKAGRKKMPEELAEQFPVIKDLLNKLSINIFEIDGFEADDLIGTLAVYAEKNDIEVYIVTGDRDALQLASDNIKVVITKKGITEKEIYDKNRMIEDYGVTPKQFIDVKGLMGDASDNIPGVPGIGEKTAFKLIKEYGSIENVLSNINSINGKKIKENLTEYSEQAVFSKRLATIITDVPVEMDLDDIKSQDNYDADGVKQMFYKLQFKSLLDEIPDSDKTTVKAEEKDLSFINIETVSELDELFSRIVLSCSNEGFTEIFIIFDIENGNVYSKSFISKIYMKYNSELYSINMQQIIHEDDENAVNILKSVFDSTSILKIGFDVKVPHTILHKMGIEFNGVKFDAKIAAYLLDSSKGEYNLNEIEEEMLRINIDGEGEKVKIKEVYYLEQLYNELNKNIKESNMESLLYEVEQPLTEVLASMENEGFRVDKEKLSELGEKFKREILLTQKVIYELADEEFNINSPKQLGKVLFEKLDLPVIKKTKTGYSTNAEVLEALSDKHPIIEKIIYYRQLTKLYSTYVEGLMAVIDDDEKIHSSFNQAVTTTGRLSSTEPNLQNIPIKHELGREIRKVFVPENENCVILSADYSQIELRVLAHIANDENLINAFINHSDIHTKTASEVFKVPIDQVTPIMRSNAKAVNFGIVYGIGEFSLAKDLKISRKEAKQYIDTYFERYPNVKKYMDDIIKQARESLYVTTIMNRRRFIPEIQASNKMVRSFGERLAMNTPIQGSAADIIKMAMVKVYKQLNDKKLKSKLILQVHDELIVNVYKDELDVVKNIVKDAMENVLKLRVPLEVDINIGNTWYDAK, from the coding sequence ATGACAAAAGAGAGAATGCTTGTGCTGGATTCAAATAGTTTAATGAATAGGGCATTTTATGCATTACCACCGTTAACAAATAATGAAGGATTACATACTAACGCAGTTTTTGGATTTACAACTATGCTTTTGAAAATGAAAGAAGAAATTAAGCCTGACTACATTGTAGCAGCATTTGATAGGAAAGCTCCTACTTTCAGACATAATGAATATAAGGATTATAAGGCAGGAAGAAAGAAAATGCCGGAAGAGCTGGCAGAGCAATTCCCAGTTATAAAAGACTTATTAAATAAATTATCAATAAATATATTTGAAATTGATGGCTTTGAAGCTGATGATTTAATTGGAACCCTTGCAGTGTATGCAGAAAAAAATGATATTGAAGTTTATATTGTAACAGGAGATAGAGATGCACTTCAGCTGGCATCAGATAATATAAAAGTTGTAATAACTAAAAAAGGTATTACTGAAAAGGAAATATACGATAAAAACAGAATGATTGAAGATTATGGAGTAACTCCAAAGCAGTTTATAGATGTAAAAGGTCTTATGGGAGATGCATCGGATAATATACCAGGAGTTCCAGGTATAGGGGAAAAGACTGCATTTAAATTAATTAAGGAATACGGAAGCATTGAAAATGTACTTTCAAATATAAATAGTATAAATGGCAAGAAAATAAAGGAAAATCTAACGGAATACAGTGAGCAGGCTGTATTTAGTAAAAGACTTGCCACAATTATAACTGATGTTCCCGTGGAAATGGACTTAGATGATATAAAATCTCAAGACAATTATGATGCTGATGGTGTAAAGCAGATGTTTTATAAGCTTCAATTTAAATCATTGCTGGACGAAATCCCTGACAGTGATAAGACAACAGTAAAAGCTGAAGAAAAAGATTTAAGTTTTATTAATATAGAAACTGTCAGTGAATTAGATGAGCTGTTCAGCCGTATTGTACTTTCATGCAGCAATGAAGGCTTTACCGAGATCTTTATAATATTTGATATAGAAAATGGAAATGTATATTCAAAAAGCTTTATTAGTAAAATTTATATGAAATATAATAGTGAGCTTTATTCTATTAATATGCAGCAAATTATCCATGAAGATGATGAAAATGCAGTTAATATTTTAAAATCTGTTTTTGACAGCACTTCTATTTTAAAGATTGGATTTGATGTTAAAGTACCTCATACCATACTTCATAAAATGGGAATTGAGTTTAATGGAGTTAAATTTGATGCTAAAATAGCTGCTTATCTTTTGGATTCTTCAAAAGGGGAATATAATCTTAACGAAATTGAAGAGGAAATGTTAAGAATCAATATTGATGGTGAAGGAGAAAAGGTAAAAATAAAGGAAGTTTACTATTTAGAGCAGCTTTACAATGAATTAAATAAAAATATTAAAGAATCAAATATGGAAAGTTTATTATATGAAGTTGAACAGCCTCTTACTGAGGTATTAGCCTCAATGGAAAATGAAGGATTCAGAGTTGACAAAGAAAAGCTTTCAGAACTGGGAGAGAAATTTAAAAGAGAGATTCTTCTCACTCAGAAGGTCATTTATGAACTAGCTGATGAAGAGTTTAATATAAATTCACCTAAACAGCTGGGAAAGGTTTTATTTGAGAAATTGGATTTACCAGTAATAAAAAAGACTAAAACTGGTTATTCAACCAATGCAGAGGTACTTGAGGCGCTTAGTGATAAGCATCCTATAATTGAAAAGATTATTTATTACAGACAATTAACTAAGCTTTATTCTACTTATGTTGAAGGGCTTATGGCTGTTATTGATGATGATGAAAAAATACATTCAAGCTTTAATCAGGCGGTTACTACTACTGGAAGACTTTCAAGTACGGAGCCTAATCTTCAGAATATACCAATTAAACATGAGCTTGGAAGAGAAATTAGAAAAGTTTTTGTACCTGAAAATGAAAACTGTGTTATACTGTCAGCAGATTATTCTCAAATAGAACTGCGAGTATTAGCACATATTGCAAATGATGAAAATTTAATAAATGCTTTTATTAACCATAGTGATATTCACACAAAAACTGCTTCCGAAGTTTTTAAGGTACCAATTGATCAGGTTACACCTATTATGAGAAGCAATGCAAAGGCTGTTAACTTTGGGATTGTATACGGAATTGGAGAATTCAGTCTGGCAAAGGATTTAAAAATATCCAGAAAAGAAGCTAAGCAGTATATTGACACATATTTTGAGAGATATCCAAATGTTAAAAAATATATGGATGATATTATTAAACAGGCAAGGGAAAGCCTTTATGTTACTACAATTATGAATAGAAGAAGATTTATACCTGAAATACAAGCATCAAATAAAATGGTAAGGTCCTTTGGTGAAAGATTAGCTATGAATACACCTATTCAGGGAAGTGCTGCTGATATTATAAAAATGGCCATGGTAAAGGTATATAAACAGTTAAATGATAAAAAATTAAAAAGCAAACTTATTTTGCAGGTTCATGATGAATTAATTGTTAATGTTTATAAGGATGAGCTTGATGTGGTTAAGAATATAGTTAAAGATGCTATGGAAAATGTTTTAAAACTCAGAGTACCCTTAGAAGTTGATATAAATATAGGAAATACCTGGTATGATGCAAAATAG
- the coaE gene encoding dephospho-CoA kinase (Dephospho-CoA kinase (CoaE) performs the final step in coenzyme A biosynthesis.) — MLKVGLTGGIGSGKSTISKLLAEKNIPVIDADLISREVQCKYPEINLEIRKKFGNEFFDSDGEIIRRKLGNYIFQFKEKRVELESIIIPFIKKEIFSKITSYSKSGVKICIVDAPTLIEKGLYKLMDINILVWVDRETQIRRVMERDNFTMEQVIQRINSQMCLDEKKKYVNYVIDNSKEIDSSVKQLEKILINLQK, encoded by the coding sequence ATGCTGAAAGTTGGTTTAACTGGTGGTATTGGAAGCGGGAAAAGTACAATATCCAAATTATTAGCTGAGAAGAACATTCCAGTAATAGATGCAGATTTAATTTCCAGAGAGGTACAGTGCAAATATCCTGAAATAAATTTAGAAATCCGCAAAAAGTTTGGTAATGAATTTTTTGATTCTGATGGAGAAATTATAAGGAGGAAACTGGGGAATTATATTTTTCAGTTCAAAGAAAAAAGAGTAGAATTAGAAAGTATTATTATCCCCTTTATAAAAAAAGAGATATTTAGTAAAATTACGTCATATAGTAAAAGTGGAGTAAAAATATGCATAGTTGATGCACCTACTTTAATTGAGAAGGGGCTATATAAACTTATGGATATAAATATTCTGGTGTGGGTTGACAGGGAAACTCAAATCAGAAGGGTTATGGAAAGAGATAACTTCACCATGGAACAGGTGATTCAAAGAATAAATTCTCAAATGTGTTTAGATGAAAAGAAGAAATACGTAAATTATGTTATCGATAATTCAAAAGAAATAGATAGTTCAGTAAAACAGTTAGAAAAAATTTTAATTAATCTGCAGAAGTGA
- a CDS encoding lytic transglycosylase domain-containing protein: protein MKLIKRFFLIILVIIVAINSKNILKHFYPYKYKQDILTYSKKYNVDPYLILAVIKAESNFNENATSAKNAHGLMQITSETAQWASEKMKIENYNDKMLYEPKFNIDMGCWYVSDLTKEFNGNIDLVLAAYNGGRGNVQKWLNSQNHSSDGKTLEYIPFKETDKYVKKVKVNYSIYKYLYGADSK, encoded by the coding sequence ATGAAATTAATAAAAAGATTTTTTTTAATTATACTTGTAATTATTGTAGCAATTAATTCAAAAAATATATTAAAACATTTTTATCCTTATAAATATAAACAGGATATATTAACATACTCAAAAAAATATAATGTAGATCCATATCTAATATTGGCTGTTATTAAAGCAGAAAGTAATTTTAACGAAAATGCCACTTCTGCCAAAAACGCTCACGGACTTATGCAGATAACATCAGAAACAGCACAGTGGGCTTCAGAAAAGATGAAAATAGAAAATTATAATGACAAGATGTTATATGAACCTAAGTTTAATATAGATATGGGGTGCTGGTATGTTTCTGACCTTACAAAGGAGTTTAATGGTAATATTGACTTAGTTTTGGCAGCTTACAACGGCGGCAGAGGAAATGTACAAAAGTGGTTAAACAGCCAAAATCACTCTTCAGATGGAAAAACGCTTGAATATATACCTTTCAAGGAAACAGATAAATATGTTAAGAAAGTTAAAGTAAATTACAGCATCTATAAATACCTTTATGGTGCTGATAGTAAATAA
- a CDS encoding leucyl aminopeptidase: protein MIGINDNKLYSNILVFKFSNFNLDYTKEISEIMKFSTNNGEFKELETINTLGMCSYKKLFVVGLGTTEEFSEIKLFKALGTAIGAIKNSIDDLDILDNLPEDFGYILGQSIQISIYKYAGIKKEHEKIKLQNINVISKYKESISKGVIIGNCINFSRQLVNMPSNIVTPKYLTQQAENISTDEKLDIDIIDKYRLEQMGMNSILSVCSGSSHSPRLIVLQYFGDAENKEIISLIGKGVTFDSGGISLKPAKGMESMSGDMAGASYVLGIMKAVGSIRPKKNIIGLIPVVENMPSGNSYRPGDVITTYSGKTVQVISTDAEGRLILCDAITYAKELGATKIIDIATLTGSCANFLGGINAGLFSNSDNLSSSIIKAGNAVGENFWRLPNNEEYFEQLKTDKADLKNTGTDSGAVVAGMFLESFSEGVDFAHLDIAGCSSYSKPHDGYDIGANGITMRTIIEYLLK, encoded by the coding sequence ATGATAGGGATAAATGATAATAAGCTATATTCAAATATTCTTGTATTTAAGTTCAGTAATTTCAACTTGGATTACACAAAGGAAATTTCTGAAATTATGAAATTTTCAACAAACAATGGTGAATTTAAAGAGCTTGAAACCATAAACACTCTAGGTATGTGCAGCTACAAAAAATTGTTCGTTGTTGGACTTGGAACTACAGAAGAATTCAGTGAAATAAAATTATTCAAGGCTTTAGGTACAGCTATTGGAGCAATAAAAAACTCTATTGATGATCTGGATATTCTTGATAATCTTCCTGAAGATTTTGGTTATATATTGGGACAGTCTATTCAGATTTCAATTTATAAATATGCCGGAATAAAGAAGGAACACGAAAAAATAAAATTGCAAAATATCAATGTAATATCTAAATATAAAGAATCCATAAGTAAGGGTGTTATTATAGGTAACTGCATAAATTTCTCCAGACAGCTGGTGAATATGCCCTCTAATATTGTAACACCGAAATATCTGACTCAGCAGGCAGAAAATATTTCTACTGATGAGAAATTGGATATAGATATAATAGATAAATACAGGCTTGAGCAAATGGGAATGAACTCAATTCTATCAGTGTGCAGCGGAAGTTCACATAGCCCAAGACTTATAGTGCTTCAGTACTTTGGTGATGCTGAAAATAAAGAAATAATATCTCTTATTGGAAAAGGAGTAACCTTTGACAGCGGCGGAATATCATTAAAACCTGCAAAGGGCATGGAATCAATGTCAGGTGATATGGCTGGTGCCTCTTATGTACTTGGTATAATGAAAGCAGTTGGAAGTATCAGACCTAAAAAAAATATAATTGGCCTGATTCCAGTAGTAGAAAATATGCCATCTGGGAATTCTTACAGACCAGGAGATGTAATCACAACATATAGTGGTAAAACTGTTCAGGTTATTTCTACAGATGCAGAAGGAAGACTTATTTTATGTGATGCTATAACCTATGCCAAGGAATTGGGAGCCACTAAAATTATTGATATTGCCACACTGACAGGCTCCTGTGCAAACTTCCTGGGCGGCATAAATGCAGGACTTTTCAGCAATTCAGACAATCTCAGTTCTTCAATAATAAAAGCAGGAAATGCTGTAGGGGAAAATTTCTGGAGGCTTCCAAACAATGAAGAATACTTTGAGCAGCTGAAAACTGATAAGGCAGACTTAAAAAATACAGGTACTGATTCAGGAGCAGTTGTTGCAGGCATGTTTCTTGAAAGCTTTTCTGAGGGAGTTGATTTCGCTCATCTGGATATAGCCGGCTGCTCATCATATTCAAAACCACATGATGGCTATGACATTGGTGCCAACGGTATAACTATGAGAACAATTATTGAATATTTACTGAAATAA
- a CDS encoding GNAT family N-acetyltransferase: protein MLDVVIPIDNLCITNVLEDDIKEIGHWIKLQNYNKNDVKFIEFNEKELYDRYLECYLSECEFFLKIKNCNKLIGVLRGKAEFKRSNEITFLFMLLQNNIADETACSIISALTDYFYNEYSINNFYSYVVDGVNNYINSWEKNNFFVINRYKQYYNFNNRAYDMLLLQKK from the coding sequence ATGCTTGACGTTGTTATCCCAATTGATAATTTATGTATAACTAATGTATTGGAAGATGACATTAAAGAAATTGGGCATTGGATTAAACTTCAAAACTATAATAAAAATGATGTTAAATTTATTGAGTTTAATGAAAAGGAGCTTTACGATAGATATTTAGAATGCTATCTTAGTGAATGCGAGTTCTTTTTAAAAATTAAAAATTGTAATAAGCTGATTGGAGTTTTAAGGGGAAAGGCAGAATTTAAAAGATCTAATGAAATAACATTTTTGTTTATGCTGCTTCAAAATAATATTGCAGATGAGACAGCCTGCAGTATTATAAGTGCTTTAACTGATTATTTTTATAATGAATACAGCATAAATAATTTTTATAGTTATGTAGTTGATGGAGTAAACAATTATATAAACAGCTGGGAAAAAAATAATTTTTTTGTAATAAACAGATACAAACAATACTATAATTTTAATAATAGAGCATATGATATGCTTTTATTACAAAAAAAGTAA
- a CDS encoding C40 family peptidase: MFNFKFKFLTFVLFLLTFTLLQKVNTVKVYADAAVNTSQQKVVMDSADIKCNKVIQVPEKASKSKSVPTSSRVSASRGGSVAVSRGGNPAGNGRGDIISYAYNFMGRPYVWGASGPSAFDCSGFTAYVYSAFGVNLPHYTGSQYSMGQYVSRDNLKAGDLVFFNTYGSISHVGIYVGGGQFIHASSGSHRITVSDLGESYYTSRYAGAKRILN; this comes from the coding sequence ATGTTTAACTTCAAATTCAAATTTTTAACATTTGTACTTTTCTTGCTAACGTTTACTTTATTACAAAAAGTAAATACTGTAAAGGTATATGCTGATGCAGCAGTTAATACAAGCCAGCAGAAGGTTGTTATGGACTCTGCAGATATAAAATGTAATAAAGTAATACAAGTACCAGAGAAAGCTTCGAAAAGCAAGAGCGTTCCTACAAGCAGCAGAGTATCTGCCAGCAGAGGCGGAAGTGTAGCTGTTAGTAGAGGCGGAAATCCTGCCGGAAATGGTAGAGGAGATATTATTTCCTACGCTTATAATTTTATGGGAAGGCCTTACGTATGGGGTGCATCCGGTCCGTCTGCTTTTGACTGTTCTGGATTTACAGCATATGTATATAGTGCATTTGGGGTGAATCTTCCTCATTATACTGGTTCACAATATTCAATGGGACAGTATGTTTCAAGAGATAACCTTAAAGCAGGGGATTTAGTATTTTTTAATACCTATGGTTCAATATCTCATGTTGGGATATATGTAGGAGGAGGGCAATTTATCCATGCTTCTTCTGGCAGCCATAGAATTACGGTAAGTGATTTAGGGGAAAGCTATTATACTTCTAGATATGCAGGGGCAAAAAGAATTTTAAATTAA
- a CDS encoding DUF4321 domain-containing protein, with translation MKGVSRGNKGLFWFIILLGAISGTIVGEILGSSIKSMSFLGKFYSVGTSKPLVLDLKFMTLTLGINFNINIMTILFIIAAIIIYRKY, from the coding sequence ATGAAGGGTGTAAGCAGGGGGAATAAGGGCTTATTTTGGTTTATCATTTTATTAGGTGCAATCTCAGGTACTATAGTTGGGGAGATTTTGGGAAGCAGTATAAAATCCATGAGCTTTCTAGGTAAATTTTATTCAGTGGGAACATCAAAACCACTTGTACTGGATTTGAAGTTTATGACACTTACATTAGGTATAAATTTCAATATCAATATAATGACAATTTTATTTATTATAGCAGCAATTATAATTTATAGAAAATATTAA
- a CDS encoding Maf-like protein — protein MNYVLASASERRKELLKRLVPNFKAIVSGFNEDTVIFNGSFSQYVMNISEGKVADVKDKLKDDAVIIGCDTIVAFKNQVMGKPKSESEAFQMLTQLSGNTHQVYSGITVYNTADNEMKRDFVCTDVKFSDLSDSEIRAYIKTGEPMGKAGAYGIQGYGGLFVEKINGCYYNVVGLPLNKLNYILREMGVNLY, from the coding sequence GTGAACTATGTGCTGGCATCAGCTTCAGAAAGAAGAAAAGAACTACTTAAAAGATTGGTGCCGAATTTTAAAGCTATAGTCAGTGGCTTTAATGAGGACACCGTTATCTTTAATGGCAGTTTTTCACAGTACGTAATGAATATTTCTGAAGGAAAAGTTGCAGATGTAAAAGATAAATTAAAAGATGATGCAGTTATTATTGGATGTGATACAATTGTAGCTTTTAAAAATCAGGTCATGGGAAAACCAAAAAGTGAATCAGAAGCATTTCAGATGCTGACACAATTAAGTGGAAATACTCATCAGGTATATTCAGGAATAACAGTATACAATACTGCAGACAATGAGATGAAAAGGGACTTTGTATGTACTGATGTAAAATTTTCAGATTTAAGTGACAGTGAAATCAGAGCATACATTAAAACTGGTGAACCAATGGGCAAAGCAGGTGCATATGGTATTCAGGGATATGGTGGATTATTTGTTGAAAAAATTAATGGCTGCTACTATAATGTAGTAGGTCTGCCATTAAATAAATTAAATTACATATTAAGAGAGATGGGGGTAAATCTTTATTAA
- the radC gene encoding DNA repair protein RadC, giving the protein MSDSIKIMDLPENERPRERLIRYGAQSLSNSELIAVILRNGIKNENVLNLSSRLITICDGIDGIFNRTAEELMDISGIGISKASQIAAIGELFKRVRAFKSGNAYKISRPKDASDYVMEEMRHYNVEILKVIMLNVKNVVIASKNVSMGSLNSSIVHPREIFCEAIRRSCYSIIICHNHPSGDPTPSSEDINITHRIKECSKIIGIELLDHIIIGNGDYVSLKEKGIV; this is encoded by the coding sequence ATGAGTGACTCAATAAAAATTATGGATTTACCTGAAAATGAAAGACCTAGAGAGAGACTTATAAGATATGGAGCTCAAAGCTTATCAAACTCTGAATTAATTGCAGTTATTTTAAGAAATGGCATTAAAAATGAAAATGTACTAAATTTAAGCAGCAGGCTTATTACAATATGTGATGGAATAGATGGTATTTTTAACAGGACTGCTGAAGAGCTAATGGATATTAGCGGTATAGGCATTTCTAAGGCTTCACAAATTGCTGCAATAGGAGAATTGTTTAAAAGAGTCAGAGCCTTTAAATCGGGAAATGCCTATAAAATTTCAAGGCCCAAAGATGCATCAGATTATGTCATGGAAGAAATGCGTCATTACAATGTTGAAATTTTAAAGGTAATTATGCTGAATGTTAAAAATGTTGTTATTGCATCTAAAAATGTATCTATGGGTAGCTTAAATTCTTCAATAGTTCACCCAAGGGAAATATTCTGCGAGGCCATACGAAGAAGCTGTTATTCAATTATTATTTGTCATAATCATCCTTCCGGGGATCCTACCCCTAGCAGTGAGGATATTAATATTACACATAGAATAAAGGAATGCAGTAAAATCATAGGAATAGAATTATTAGATCACATTATCATTGGAAATGGTGACTATGTGAGCTTAAAAGAAAAAGGTATAGTGTAA